In a single window of the Dehalococcoidia bacterium genome:
- a CDS encoding DUF6125 family protein: protein MSETKGKTNKPELEDLSGPFNPNLKFEDFSKEFLLKLMELWQYAWLQQTEAFTAAIKKRCGEEVANECETEAWETMSRKVNPRYAKLGKIELNTVLDSLKVLQLPLDNSISGLFAQEYDIKSPNHVIQTVKRCRSLEYFEEKCPERIDHVCYVTEPQLFMNYMMNPKLKITPLKRPPRKSKDDICCQWELKIEE, encoded by the coding sequence ATGTCGGAAACCAAAGGGAAGACCAACAAACCGGAATTAGAGGATTTGAGCGGTCCGTTCAATCCCAATCTGAAGTTCGAGGATTTTTCCAAGGAATTTCTCCTAAAACTCATGGAGCTATGGCAATATGCCTGGCTTCAACAGACAGAAGCTTTCACGGCAGCCATCAAGAAACGGTGCGGGGAGGAGGTGGCCAATGAATGCGAGACTGAAGCCTGGGAAACAATGAGCCGGAAGGTAAATCCCAGATATGCCAAGCTGGGCAAGATCGAACTGAACACCGTGTTGGATAGCCTGAAGGTTCTCCAGTTGCCTCTGGATAATAGCATATCGGGCCTTTTTGCCCAGGAGTACGATATCAAGAGCCCGAATCATGTCATCCAGACCGTCAAAAGGTGCCGGTCACTGGAATACTTTGAGGAGAAGTGCCCTGAGAGGATAGACCACGTGTGCTATGTTACTGAGCCGCAGCTTTTCATGAACTATATGATGAATCCCAAGCTTAAGATAACTCCTCTGAAGCGGCCCCCCAGAAAAAGCAAGGATGACATCTGTTGCCAGTGGGAACTGAAGATTGAGGAATAG